One stretch of Aerosakkonema funiforme FACHB-1375 DNA includes these proteins:
- the rpsU gene encoding 30S ribosomal protein S21 produces MSEVRLGENESIDSALRRFKKKIQKAGILSEVKRRERYEKPSLRRKRKAEASRERRY; encoded by the coding sequence GTGTCAGAAGTGCGTTTGGGTGAAAATGAGTCGATCGACTCGGCATTAAGACGTTTCAAAAAAAAGATTCAAAAAGCTGGGATTTTGTCGGAAGTCAAGCGTCGCGAACGCTACGAAAAGCCTAGCCTCCGTCGCAAACGCAAAGCGGAAGCATCCCGCGAGCGTCGTTACTAA
- the rpsP gene encoding 30S ribosomal protein S16 has protein sequence MIKLRLKRYGKKREASYRIVAMLSTSRRDGRPLEELGFYNPRTDRTELNIPAIVKRLKDGAQPTDTVRHILEKANVFEQVRASVTQ, from the coding sequence ATGATCAAACTGCGATTAAAGCGATATGGCAAAAAGCGGGAGGCCAGCTACCGGATTGTAGCTATGCTAAGTACCTCTCGCCGAGATGGTCGTCCTTTGGAAGAACTGGGATTCTATAACCCCAGAACGGATCGAACAGAGCTGAATATTCCAGCGATCGTCAAACGACTCAAAGACGGAGCTCAACCTACCGACACTGTTCGCCACATCCTGGAAAAAGCCAATGTCTTCGAGCAGGTTCGTGCCTCAGTCACCCAGTAA
- a CDS encoding KH domain-containing protein, with protein MSSSRFVPQSPSNGKIQPLSTIPDYAGLVKYLLQPFLESKESLKVDCEISSSRPRVWIRLAFEGEDKGRVFGRGGRNIQAIRTTMEAAASAAGQSVYLDIYGGTTLEHDSGPPNRSGTRTPLPRSSSAPRSSPRLRSR; from the coding sequence ATGTCTTCGAGCAGGTTCGTGCCTCAGTCACCCAGTAACGGTAAAATCCAGCCCCTGTCCACTATTCCCGACTATGCTGGACTGGTAAAATATCTGCTGCAACCTTTCTTGGAATCTAAGGAATCTTTGAAGGTAGACTGCGAAATATCTTCCAGCAGGCCACGGGTTTGGATTCGTTTGGCTTTTGAAGGAGAGGATAAAGGGCGAGTATTCGGTCGGGGTGGACGTAACATTCAGGCGATCAGAACGACGATGGAAGCAGCTGCGAGTGCGGCTGGGCAATCAGTGTATCTTGATATATACGGCGGAACAACGCTGGAACACGACAGCGGGCCACCAAATAGATCCGGAACGAGAACGCCTCTGCCTCGCTCCTCAAGCGCCCCCAGGTCTTCTCCCAGACTGCGTTCCCGCTAG
- a CDS encoding PhoH family protein, translating into MVDGTTIQLPSRESAIALSGEREENLKVLARQTGATLVLRGQELLISGTANQVDLCGRLVRSLEDFWKHGKSITSVDILTARHALDTQRTDELQDLQRDVLARTRRGEEIRAKTFRQRQYIQAVRTHDLTFCIGPAGTGKTFLAAVLAVQSLLANQYERLILTRPAVEAGEKLGFLPGDLQQKVNPFLRPLYDALHEMIEPEKIANLMERGVIEVAPLAYMRGRTLNNAFVIVDEAQNTTPAQMKMVLTRLGFRSRMVVTGDITQTDLPPNQVSGLAVAQKILQHVEDIAFCHLSQADVVRHALVQKIVAAYEQYEQ; encoded by the coding sequence ATGGTAGACGGCACAACAATTCAACTGCCGAGTAGAGAAAGTGCGATCGCCCTTAGCGGCGAACGGGAAGAAAATTTGAAAGTCCTAGCGCGGCAAACAGGAGCAACGCTGGTACTGCGGGGGCAAGAATTACTGATTTCCGGAACGGCGAATCAGGTAGATCTCTGCGGACGTTTGGTGCGATCGCTCGAAGATTTCTGGAAACACGGCAAAAGCATCACCAGTGTAGATATCCTCACAGCTCGTCACGCTCTCGATACCCAGCGTACCGATGAATTGCAAGACTTACAGCGAGACGTTCTCGCTCGCACTCGTCGTGGCGAAGAAATCCGCGCTAAAACTTTCCGACAGCGGCAATATATCCAAGCCGTGCGTACCCACGACCTCACCTTTTGCATTGGGCCCGCAGGCACTGGGAAAACTTTCCTAGCCGCAGTGTTAGCCGTTCAATCACTGCTGGCAAATCAGTACGAACGGCTCATCCTTACCCGACCGGCAGTAGAAGCAGGCGAAAAACTCGGTTTTCTCCCAGGCGATTTGCAGCAGAAAGTTAACCCTTTTCTTCGTCCTCTCTACGATGCGTTACACGAAATGATCGAACCCGAAAAAATTGCCAATCTGATGGAAAGAGGCGTTATTGAAGTAGCTCCTTTAGCATATATGCGGGGTCGTACCCTCAACAATGCCTTTGTAATTGTGGATGAAGCCCAAAATACCACACCAGCTCAGATGAAAATGGTGCTGACTCGCCTCGGTTTTCGATCGCGTATGGTTGTAACTGGAGACATCACTCAAACCGATTTGCCTCCAAATCAAGTATCGGGTTTGGCAGTAGCACAAAAAATTCTCCAACACGTCGAAGATATTGCCTTTTGTCATCTATCTCAAGCTGATGTTGTTCGTCATGCCCTCGTTCAAAAAATTGTGGCAGCTTACGAGCAATATGAGCAATAG
- the ffh gene encoding signal recognition particle protein has translation MFDALSERLESAWKKLRGQDRISHANIQEALKEVRRALLEADVNLQVIKDFIAQVETKAQGAEVIAGVRPDQQFIKIVYDELAVVMGETNAPLAHSATAPTIVLMAGLQGTGKTTAAAKLALHLRKENRSAMLVATDVYRPAAIDQLVTLGKQIEVPVFELGSDADPVEIARQGVERAKAEGIDTVIIDTAGRLQIDRDMMAELARIKQTVQPHEVLLVVDAMTGQEAANLTRTFHEQIGITGAILTKMDGDTRGGAALSVRQISGQPIKFIGTGEKVDALQPFYPDRLAQRILGMGDVLTLVEKAQEQIDFTDAQKMQEKILSAKFDFTDFLKQMRLMKNMGSFGGLLKMLPGMPKISDKQLQEAEVKLKQTEAMINSMTAEERRNPELLASSPSRRLRIGRGAGYKNDSEVTKLVADFQKMRNLMQQMGQGGLPGMPGMAGGPMPGMGGRGAMPGWRGYNADGGKKKPKKEKKKKGFGQL, from the coding sequence ATGTTTGACGCACTATCCGAACGCTTAGAATCTGCCTGGAAAAAACTGCGGGGGCAGGATCGCATTTCCCATGCCAATATTCAAGAAGCTTTGAAGGAAGTGCGCCGCGCCCTACTGGAAGCAGACGTTAACCTCCAGGTAATAAAAGATTTTATTGCCCAAGTCGAAACCAAAGCCCAGGGTGCCGAGGTGATCGCCGGCGTGCGACCCGACCAACAGTTCATCAAAATTGTTTACGATGAACTGGCTGTGGTGATGGGGGAAACCAACGCTCCGCTCGCTCATAGCGCCACTGCTCCGACGATCGTCCTGATGGCAGGGTTGCAGGGTACGGGTAAAACCACTGCTGCTGCTAAGTTAGCATTACATCTGCGGAAAGAAAATCGCTCTGCCATGCTGGTGGCGACGGACGTTTATCGACCGGCGGCAATTGACCAGTTGGTAACGCTGGGTAAGCAAATTGAAGTACCCGTATTTGAACTGGGAAGCGATGCCGACCCAGTGGAAATTGCCCGTCAGGGTGTGGAAAGAGCTAAAGCAGAAGGGATCGATACGGTAATTATCGATACCGCAGGTCGCCTGCAAATCGATCGCGACATGATGGCGGAGTTAGCCCGCATCAAGCAAACGGTGCAACCCCACGAAGTCCTGCTGGTAGTGGATGCCATGACCGGTCAGGAAGCGGCAAATCTGACGCGCACCTTCCACGAGCAAATCGGCATCACCGGCGCGATTCTCACCAAAATGGACGGGGATACTCGCGGTGGTGCGGCACTTTCGGTGCGGCAGATTTCCGGTCAGCCAATTAAATTTATCGGTACTGGGGAAAAAGTTGACGCCCTGCAACCTTTCTATCCAGACAGGTTGGCGCAGCGCATTTTGGGAATGGGCGATGTCCTGACGCTGGTAGAAAAAGCGCAGGAGCAAATCGACTTCACAGACGCCCAGAAGATGCAGGAGAAAATCCTCTCTGCCAAGTTTGACTTTACCGATTTTCTCAAACAAATGCGGCTGATGAAGAATATGGGCTCGTTTGGGGGGTTGCTGAAGATGCTTCCCGGAATGCCCAAAATTTCTGACAAGCAGTTGCAAGAAGCAGAGGTCAAGCTCAAGCAAACTGAGGCGATGATCAATTCTATGACCGCAGAAGAACGCCGCAACCCGGAGTTGTTGGCGTCTTCTCCCAGTCGGCGGCTACGCATCGGTCGGGGTGCTGGCTATAAAAATGACTCGGAAGTCACCAAGCTGGTAGCCGATTTCCAAAAAATGCGAAATCTGATGCAGCAAATGGGGCAAGGGGGTCTTCCCGGTATGCCGGGAATGGCAGGTGGGCCGATGCCCGGTATGGGCGGTCGAGGGGCCATGCCCGGTTGGCGAGGCTACAATGCAGATGGTGGCAAGAAGAAACCAAAAAAGGAAAAAAAGAAGAAAGGCTTCGGTCAGCTGTAG